One part of the Pseudopipra pipra isolate bDixPip1 chromosome 3, bDixPip1.hap1, whole genome shotgun sequence genome encodes these proteins:
- the LOC135410989 gene encoding carbohydrate sulfotransferase 9-like, protein MRFLPRLVVSAALGIAAFLSWRLLWTPANGQGGDLAPKAEEGFTLTLDTFLHVQQLRKKRLRAFCSQSRKVTTLPRSQQERAYLLSNLRVSTKLDFLYCQVPSMGIEEWQHLLEKLEKKNMTLPVLLPYHWRHTKETQLSRFNQTEIEAMLGSYTKVLFVRDPFHRLIATFLQGMGSSPSFSSFVQDVLASGTHNTSVAWKPLVSLCLPCLIQYDYVVMFGFHEQELGHLLRRAGLSVDSLLPKFTDTQVLWTYRWLSEQMFSELSAQQKKKLSRFYRWDLSAFPFSSSFLSDSFSTPETW, encoded by the exons ATGCGTTTCCTTCCCCGCCTCGTCGTCTCAGCTGCCCTGGGCATCGCTGCTTTCCTGAGCTGGAGGCTGCTGTGGACCCCGGCTAATGGCCAAGGAG GTGACCTGGCCCCCAAGGCAGAGGAGGGCTTCACTTTGACACTGGACACCTTCCTTCACGTTCAGCAGCTcaggaagaagagactgagagCTTTCTGCAGCCAATCACGCAAAGTCACCACGCTGCCCAGGAGCCAGCAGGAGAGAGCTTACCTGCTCTCAAATCTGAGGGTAAGCACCAAGCTGGACTTCCTCTACTGCCAAGTGCCATCAATGGGAATTGAGGAATGGCAGCATCTTTTGGAGAAgctagagaagaaaaacatgacTCTCCCAGTGTTGCTTCCCTACCATTGGCGTCACACTAAGGAGACGCAGCTGAGCAGGTTCAACCAGACAGAGATAGAGGCCATGTTGGGGTCTTACACCAAAGTGCTGTTTGTCAGGGACCCTTTCCACAGGCTGATTGCCACATTCCTGCAAGGCATGGGCAGCAGCCCATCCTTCAGCAGCTTTGTTCAGGATGTTTTAGCCAGTGGAACACACAACACCAGTGTGGCTTGGAAACCACTCGTCAgcctctgcctgccctgtctCATCCAGTACGACTACGTGGTGATGTTTGGCTTCCAcgagcaggagctgggccacCTGCTACGGCGGGCTGGGCTGTCTGTGGACAGCCTCCTCCCCAAGTTCACCGACACCCAAGTGCTGTGGACCTACAGGTGGTTATCAGAGCAGATGTTCAGTGAGCTGTCTGCCCAACAGAAGAAGAAACTTTCTCGCTTCTACCGCTGGGACCTTTCTGCTTTCCCATTTTCTAGCAGTTTTCTGTCAGACTCCTTCAGCACTCCAGAGACCTGGTAG